DNA sequence from the Podospora pseudocomata strain CBS 415.72m chromosome 2 map unlocalized CBS415.72m_2.2, whole genome shotgun sequence genome:
GAATATGAAGCTGGAGGACATCACAAAATGACGTCAATTACATCACAGACCCCAGAGAGCCCAGCGAGGCCCCTGTCACCAGCCCCTGCAGCCCCGCCCTAGGGTAGCGGGTGGTGTCTCAAGTGCCGATCTGCCCCAGCCGACTGGCTGGTGGCGCCAATGTCTTGGCTCTATGTTCAACGACATCTTTCGATTGTTGGAGCTTTGGGAGCGGATGGAAGTTCCACAGATGATCCTGCGGGTTCTGTCTGCGTGGGTGGTTGCTCATCAATTGGCAATGGTCCGACTTCTTCGTCACTTGCCCACATGTCACTTTAAAGCCAAGTTAAGAGCTGTTGGAAAGTGTGATTTGATCGATTTGATCGAGATTTGAGATGCCGATGGCTTGTTGAAAGCCTCAAGACTGACTTCAGGCACGCTGAATACATACatacgacgacgacacaatcggccaaaagaaaaaaaaagaaaaaaaatcatcGCACAAGACAGAAGTAACCTGTGTATATTTCATCCTCCAGACCCCATCGCCTATCAAAGCACGCTACTAACGTTGTGTATGTTGGTTGGCGGCAAGAGACAAGAAGCGTAAACCCTTTCCGATGGAGCCTATCCTAGGCTATAGGCCACTCATGAAGCCGAGACTTGATGAAACCCGATTGACGATTAAGGAACCGCGTAACCCCATCCGTCGAAaccagagaaagaaaaacgaTGAACAATTGACCCGATTTCCGTACCGCAGATGACTACCCCCCAAAACGCCGTGTCCTTGTCAAGCGCATCCGGCGCGTGTCGCAAAAATTATAAGAATGGGAaaatcaaaaagaaaacactAGAAGAGCGTAACTGCATAACTTGCATAACCGTAACTCGTGTCGTTTGATGTCGTGTGTAGCGTCCTTGGTTGAGTTCCGTATGCCTCTCTATGTTGGATAGAGAGTGGAAATTGCTGCTGACCTAATTGGCAGGagtggaggcgttgaggagAGACGAGTCCTAGAAGATGGGAGAAGGCAACTCAAAGTCGGAGATTGAGTCTGTGTCCTCGACTACAGCAGCGACAGCCTTCATCTTCCACTTCTGAGCAGCagtggaggtgatgggcTCGCAGTCCTCGTCGACAAAGATCTCAAAGTCCAGTTTCTGTTCCTGCTCACCAAGGTCAAAGCCAAACTTCGTCTTGGTCTCGCTCTTGAAAAGAGGGCTGGAGCTGATGCGGCCAGACTTCTTGACGAGTCGGCGACCACGAGGAGTGCCTCTCATGGACATGAGCTTGCGAGACTCGGCATTCCATTCCTCGCACTCTTGAATTTCCTTGCGGTACTCGAGAACCCACTGGCGAGCCATCTCGGCGTGATCGGGGGATCCGTCGTTGTTGACGAAAGATGGGACGTGAATATAATGAGTCGAAGGTCCAGCACGATGAGCCAAAGGCCCAgagcggcggcggggaggcATCGAGAGAGGTTGGGCGTTCTCGTCCTGCTTAGGAAGCTCAACCTTCAAATTGAAACTCGAAGCAGCGTTATTGCGGTGGGTGTGAGGAATGTCGATGGCAGCCTGGGTTTTTCCAGAGGGCTCAGGCTCTGGGCCTTGCTCTGCAACTTTGTGGGCCTTCTTGGGAGCAAAGTTGTGGGAAGTGGGACGGGCAATTTGGGGCAGGCCAAAAGTCTTGGAGTTGGCCGGAATGGTGAGAAGGTGAGTAATGTCGCCCAGAGGAACACGGCCAGAGTCCctgccatcgtcatcgtcgaatTTGTCGTCatcgagcttcttctcatcgatctcgtcgtcgtcggtccCAGAGGTTTGGGCAGCAGTGCTATTTTCAGCCTCGTCGGTCAGAGAAGCGGGGCCAGCAGTGGTCGTAGCCGGGGCGTCCTCGTCGATAGACGGGTCACCCTCGTCAATCTGCGACTCGGGGTCCAAAACCAGGGGTCGGAGCGGAGACGAGACGTGAGGCTCAAAATAGCCACGATCCAACCGGGAGGTTTGGGCGGTCTTAGTGGCCTGCTTTGTCATCGACATCTTTCCTGACGGGTcggaggttgatggtgaagttggTGAGGTCGGGAGTGTGATGGTGAGTTGTGAGAGGGTTCAAAGACAGCACAAGGAAATTTGATGGCTCAATTATGAAATAAATTGCGGAGATTCCGTCTATCAAGGCTGACAGTGCTCCTGAGCGTTCTGATGAACTGCGCGGGTCTCAGTTGTTCGTGAGGCTCCGCGTGAAGCTCGGCGGTGTGGTAATGTGTGAGGGGAGAATGAGAACAATGACGGGGAGGTCCGTGATATTCTCTTGGAGCTGTAGAGCAGGGGTATGGCGACTTGAACACGCACAACGATGCGAGCATAAACATCTCCTAGAACCCCTGTCTGGGCGCCTGAGGAAGCAAAACGAACCCCAAAGACAACCTGGAAAGAGCTGCTTTGTGCCAATTCCTGCAAGTATTGATTATCCTTAAGGTACCTAGAAAGCGATGGCTGATGACTACACAACGTAGACCTTCTACCACGCGCTACTATCTGTAGCAATGGACAGGTATAAGGCACGCAAGGCCTTGTTaggcatcttcctcttgacGACTCCCTGTCCGTATTCACTTCAGGACACGGACTCTTCGTATTGTTCATGTCTATTGGGTACCTGTAGGGGCCTTTCGCTCCTTCCATATGTGTCTCCATGGCCAGATATCACCGAAATCGGAATCATCTGAAGTTCAACAATGGGCTGTAAAACTCTTCAACTAGGCAGACGCCTTCACGTCGCTTCCCATAGGATATACCTTTTCTTCAACTGCCAGCTTATGACAACCACGTGCAGAGGACAATAATTACACCGCTAAACGCCCTTAGAGACAAGGAGATGTGGTTTGTCCATGGCATAGGCTGATATAGGGCTTGGGGTTTTGAGATACACATTGTGAATAAGATAACAGAGACTGATATCTCACAAATAGATCTGAATGATAGTTAATTCTAATAATCTCTTTATATCACCCGAAATACCTGGAATGGGAAACTGTTCTTCTACAATAGCCCCACAAGATATTTGCTACTTGCTCATAACCTCAACCCCGACTTAATGCAGAAGATCTGATGAATATTGGCCCCACATACCTGGGAGCATTATACTTTTGTTACCTCGTGGAGGTTCTGCTGGGACATATTGTTAGAATAGGGGCAGCATCCAGCAATTTACACAATGGTTCACAGCTTTAAAACAGCCAGTCCCACAATCTATAGGAAATCTGGTAAACTGGCAGAGCAAGAAGACTCTCCGGGCTCTTGCTTTCACAAAGTTTTTGGTGGACATATTTCCAAGAGTTTTGCAGTCTCAGAGAGTCTTTGTGCACGCTCTTTGAAGATGGTGTGTGTTGTCGTGGAGCCAAAAAGGGAAGCATTCACTTACACGCATGGGACAGGGGTGCCTGATTGGCCAGCTTTGGGCATCTCTACCCAGCAGCATCTTTACTCTCGGACTCTGCCACCTTGACTCAAGATGTCTGTTCGCGCGTTCATCTGAACCCAGTTTGGAGATAAAGCTCTGCTTGCATCAGTTGTGTAGATAGCCTCACTTTTATGCCTTCTGAAATCCTCAAAATTTGACAGTATTTATTGTTCTATTCTCATGGTGATGTGCCGcctcaaccctaacccagaTCACCTATGAAGATCCAGGCTGTCCCGGCCGGCACCGGTCACCCGATCCAATTAATGCTGGACATGGCAGGTGCCCGTGCCTCGGCGCGGCCACTTTTAAAAAGTGAAAGAGGCGATGCCCTCAACAATTTCTCTGTGCATTGCGCCAATTCCGATGCCGCCTCCCCAGACGTCCGCCCTTCCCTAGATTttgctcttttctctccaatGCCTTAATACGATTCTTTTAATATACGAAAACGAACGAAATGTTATCCTCGAGAGCCTCTCTCGCCGCCACGAGGCGTCTAGTCCCCACTACGAGTTTCGCTCAACAAGCCGGTTGGACATGCGCCCAGTGTCGCAACTCGATTCCAACACTTCGAAAAGGGGTTCCGAGCCTACTTCGCGCGAATGGCCCGACAACGAGACGATATGGCAGTAAGACTGGCGACAACGGAGGGCGCCAGGACCATAACTATGGTGGCAGATCGAGAGCCAGGAGGTCAGCTGTGCTGGCCGCAacaggaggtggtgtcgccgccgccgccgctacGGTTGGTGGAAGTTTACTTGCCTTCGGGGACGATATCAAGAACTCATATGAAGCGATGGAGAGAACGGGCAGGGTGGCTGCCGCACTGGTACTCTGCATCAACGACTActacaccaccctcggccgGCGGGATAAGGTGGAGAAGccagaagagaaggaaacTCTGCTCAAGGCCTGCCACCAGAGATGTGCCGACAGGACACTAAAGGTTCTAGAGCAGAGTGGTGGCATCTTCATCAAGTTGGGACAGCATCTGGTTTGTGGCACCCCCTTTCGTTCGTCGTTCACTGACCATTCAGGGGCTAACATGACTTTTTCAACAGAGCGCAATGAACTatctcctcccacccgaATGGACCACGACgttcatccccctccaagaTAGATGCCCCGTTTCCTCGTTCGAATCGATCCAAGCCATGTTCAAAGCCGATACCGGACAAGATCTTTTGGATTACTTTTCCGAGTTCTCCCCCGAGCCGATAGGTGCCGCCTCTCTTGCGCAGGTCCATATGGCTACGATCAGGGAAACTGGTCAAAGGGTCGCCGTCAAAGTACAGCACCCATCCCTTAAGAAATGGGCCAAACTCGACATGAACCTCACCTCGTTTACCTTTTCCACATTGAAGCGCTTCTTTCCTGAATATGACCTCGAGTGGCTATCCTCCGAAGTAGAGGTTTCGTTACCGCAAGAACTCAATTTCGAATGCGAGGCTGAGAATTCGAAACGGACAAAGGAGTACTTTGGGAGTCTGTCACAGCCTCTGCCGCTGGTGATCCCGGATGTGCTCTGGGCAAAGAAGCGCATTTTGGTTATGGCATGCGAAACGGGCAAGAGACTGGATGATTTGGACTACATGGACTCGCAAGGGATCGACAGAGACGAGGTATCTGCCACCTTGGCGAGGATATTCAACGAGATGATTTTTGGTGAGGGGGCCCCGCTGCACTGCGATCCTCACGGAGGCAACATCGCCATTCGAAAGAACGACACTAGAAGAAGAGGGCCGAACTTTGATATTGTGCTCTATGACCACGGGCTGTATAGAGATATCCCCCaggatttgaggaggagctaCGCCAAGATGTGGCTGGCAGTGATTGATGGGGATATGGAAGGGATGAAGAAGTATGTCAACGAGGTGGCGGGCATTGGGGAGGACAAGTTCCCTCTGTTTGCCTCGGCCATCACTGGGAGGGACTTTATGATTGTGAGCGACACCAATGAGGGTGGTGTGATGAAGCCGAAGGAGGCGAGCGAGCAAAAGACCATGAGCACTGCGTTGCAAGAGGGTTTGCTGGCGGACTTGGTGCAGATGTTGGGACAAGTGCCGAGAATTATCCTGTTGATTCTGAAGACGAACGACTTGACGAGGAGTCTGGATGAGAGTTTGCATACAAAGCAGGGGCCGGTCAGACAGTTCCTGATTCTGGCCAGGTATTGCATGCGGACGGTGTTTTACGAGCAGCTggaagagatcaagaagagagggagtCTGTACTGGCCACCAAATGCCATCAGGGTGTTTGCCGCCTGGCTGGGATTCTTGAGGGTAGAGTTGAAGCTTGAGGCGTTTGAACTTTGGTTGAGCGCGAAGCGGTTGCTGGGATACAAGAACTTGAGGTTAGAGGCGGCTGCATGATGCCATAGACGCGCGTGTATATGAGATGCCGCGTTTAGGCAGACTCTCAAGTATTCAGGCAGCCATGTTTGAGCGAGCGAGTGAGTATGTGTGTCTGTCCTTTTCTCATACGATGCTGATCTGGGCTGTGACAAACAGTGACGAGACGAATTGTCTTCAGGACTTTGAATTCATGGCAGATCACCTCGGATTGGACATCGTAAAAGTCCTGAACCGGGACACCATACCATCCTGAGAACAGGGGTCCGACCAGCCCTATGAGGCGCGTCGCCTCTGCCAAGAGCCCAGGCAGCTACCTCGTGGTTTCAAAGTACCACCACGCCTCGTTGTAAcaacacatcatcaccgtAGACATAGTTTTGTACAggcctcttcaccctctccgctCCCTTTCTCATCATTCAACAGGACATATTTATCCTGCACAGCAACCACCATcgttcaccaccacctacagACATCTCACCCAACAGTCCCCTCACCGCCAGTCCGTCACCAtgctctcctccatcaaatggcccttcctctcctcctcctcctccgaggAAAAGAAACCCACACCCCACCCTCACATCCAACCCCACAAGCCCATCCAAACCAAAtacatctccctccccgtcgacatccctccctctttcctttccctcacCCCCGACCCGGCCCTCGTCCCAGACGCAAAACCAAtcaccttccaccccctAGACTGGACCTCAACCGCCATCCCCGAAAACAAGGGGAAGCTAGCCTTCATCCTCGAAAATGTCCTCTCCCCTTCAGAATGTGGCCAACTGATCGAGTACGCAGAGGAATCAGTACCGCTGGATAGCCCGACCGCCGCCTCTGGCGCAAACAACGGACCCTGGAGCCCGGCGCTGGTGAATATGGGCTCAGGATTCGAACTTTATGAGCCGAGCTACAGGCGGAGCGACAGGATCATTTGGGATACAAAAGAAGTCGCGGACAGGATTTGGGAGCGGTGTTTGagtgtggaggggttgagaagGGAGATTGAGGTTATACAGGGGCAGGAGAGGATCAAGAAGGTGACGGGGCGGGGGGAGTGGcacggggatggggggagggggaggtgggtaatgaggaggatgaatgAGCGGCTTAGGTTTCTGAGgtatgagaagggggggttttTCCAGCGTGAGTGGCACTGATGAAGGTGAAAGGGGAACACGAATGGGTGCTAATGAGGATG
Encoded proteins:
- a CDS encoding uncharacterized protein (COG:S; EggNog:ENOG503Q4US) — encoded protein: MLSSIKWPFLSSSSSEEKKPTPHPHIQPHKPIQTKYISLPVDIPPSFLSLTPDPALVPDAKPITFHPLDWTSTAIPENKGKLAFILENVLSPSECGQLIEYAEESVPLDSPTAASGANNGPWSPALVNMGSGFELYEPSYRRSDRIIWDTKEVADRIWERCLSVEGLRREIEVIQGQERIKKVTGRGEWHGDGGRGRWVMRRMNERLRFLRYEKGGFFQPHCDSAYYASMDKEQVVKTLLTVHIYLNDCKATAEDPDSTELVGGATTLFSSDEKRRYDVECKAGRVLVFQHSAVLHSGDEVKQGVKFSVRSDVLYEQVLAKEEEQEEAEEEEEEGEGSKYLRGCL
- a CDS encoding uncharacterized protein (EggNog:ENOG503NVI9; COG:S; BUSCO:EOG09261JCQ) gives rise to the protein MLSSRASLAATRRLVPTTSFAQQAGWTCAQCRNSIPTLRKGVPSLLRANGPTTRRYGSKTGDNGGRQDHNYGGRSRARRSAVLAATGGGVAAAAATVGGSLLAFGDDIKNSYEAMERTGRVAAALVLCINDYYTTLGRRDKVEKPEEKETLLKACHQRCADRTLKVLEQSGGIFIKLGQHLSAMNYLLPPEWTTTFIPLQDRCPVSSFESIQAMFKADTGQDLLDYFSEFSPEPIGAASLAQVHMATIRETGQRVAVKVQHPSLKKWAKLDMNLTSFTFSTLKRFFPEYDLEWLSSEVEVSLPQELNFECEAENSKRTKEYFGSLSQPLPLVIPDVLWAKKRILVMACETGKRLDDLDYMDSQGIDRDEVSATLARIFNEMIFGEGAPLHCDPHGGNIAIRKNDTRRRGPNFDIVLYDHGLYRDIPQDLRRSYAKMWLAVIDGDMEGMKKYVNEVAGIGEDKFPLFASAITGRDFMIVSDTNEGGVMKPKEASEQKTMSTALQEGLLADLVQMLGQVPRIILLILKTNDLTRSLDESLHTKQGPVRQFLILARYCMRTVFYEQLEEIKKRGSLYWPPNAIRVFAAWLGFLRVELKLEAFELWLSAKRLLGYKNLRLEAAA